In the Euzebya rosea genome, one interval contains:
- a CDS encoding class I fructose-bisphosphate aldolase, whose protein sequence is MSTIDDITSLLGDDASTLLEHQATVGSDLLTLPGGDIVDRVYAHTDRNNRVLGNLQWLVQSGRLAGSGYVSILPVDQGIEHSAGASFAPNPAYFDPENIVRLAVEGGCNAVASTFGVLGAVSRKWAHRIPFIVKVNHNELLTAPNTFDQISFGTVDQAYDMGAAGIGATIYFGSEESNRQIVEVAEQFAHAHELGMFTVLWCYLRNSAFKVGGTDYHVAADLTAQANHLGVTLEADIIKQKLPENNGGYSAMNSGDSSYGKLDQKIYTELSSDHPIDLCRYQVLNCYSGRIGLINSGGASSGATDKAEAVRTAVVNKRAGGMGLISGRKAFQRPMAEGAELLHAIQDVYLCDEVTIA, encoded by the coding sequence ATGAGCACCATCGACGACATCACCAGCCTGCTGGGCGACGACGCGAGCACCCTCCTGGAGCACCAGGCGACGGTTGGCTCCGACCTGCTGACGCTGCCGGGTGGTGACATCGTGGACCGCGTCTACGCCCACACCGACCGCAACAACCGCGTGCTCGGCAACCTGCAGTGGCTGGTCCAGTCCGGGCGGCTGGCCGGATCAGGCTACGTCTCGATCCTGCCCGTCGATCAGGGCATCGAGCACTCGGCGGGTGCCTCGTTCGCCCCCAACCCGGCGTACTTCGACCCCGAGAACATCGTCCGCCTAGCGGTCGAGGGTGGCTGCAACGCCGTCGCGTCCACCTTCGGCGTCCTGGGTGCGGTCAGCCGCAAGTGGGCCCACAGGATCCCGTTCATCGTCAAGGTCAACCACAACGAGCTGCTGACCGCGCCGAACACCTTCGACCAGATCAGCTTCGGCACGGTCGACCAGGCCTACGACATGGGCGCGGCCGGCATCGGCGCGACGATCTACTTCGGCTCCGAGGAGTCCAACCGCCAGATCGTGGAGGTGGCCGAGCAGTTCGCCCACGCCCACGAGCTCGGCATGTTCACCGTGCTGTGGTGCTACCTGCGCAACTCGGCGTTCAAGGTCGGCGGGACCGACTACCACGTCGCTGCGGACCTGACCGCCCAGGCCAACCACCTCGGCGTGACGCTGGAGGCCGACATCATCAAGCAGAAGCTGCCGGAGAACAACGGCGGCTACTCGGCGATGAACAGCGGTGACTCCAGCTACGGCAAGCTGGACCAGAAGATCTACACCGAGCTGTCCAGCGACCACCCGATCGACCTCTGCCGCTACCAGGTGCTGAACTGCTACTCGGGTCGCATCGGGCTGATCAACTCCGGCGGCGCCTCCTCCGGTGCCACCGACAAGGCAGAGGCCGTCCGGACCGCCGTGGTCAACAAGCGCGCCGGTGGCATGGGCCTGATCTCCGGCCGCAAGGCATTCCAGCGCCCGATGGCCGAGGGTGCCGAGCTGCTGCACGCGATCCAGGACGTGTACCTGTGCGACGAGGTGACGATCGCGTAG
- a CDS encoding glutaminyl-peptide cyclotransferase gives MQRLSPLVLLGLLGLLSACGPAATESATGPTVPDLLDDLTESPAPSEGDDATGTPFSGRVHTLRVVGERPHDASAFTQGLEFHEGRLFESRGLYGQSAMTEIDPSTGAVLSSTPLGEEEFGEGATVVGDRIVQITWQNEIAHVYDRDTLEQTGTHTYVGEGWGICDMPRGSLWMSNGTATLTERDPDTFATLNEVTVTLDGEPVDRINELECVAGTDLVLANVWQTNRILVIDTTDGTAGEVDASAIALPNGRWAEDEDGNADVLNGIAYDPTTDTWLVTGKLWPVMYEVEFDCVEGCDGETEDVAFHLPYYARRD, from the coding sequence ATGCAGCGACTGTCCCCACTGGTGCTCCTGGGCCTCCTCGGCCTGCTGTCGGCCTGCGGGCCCGCCGCGACCGAGTCGGCGACCGGTCCGACGGTCCCCGACCTGCTGGACGACCTGACCGAGTCGCCGGCGCCGAGCGAGGGAGACGACGCCACCGGCACGCCCTTCTCCGGTCGGGTGCACACGTTGCGGGTGGTCGGCGAACGTCCGCACGACGCCTCGGCGTTCACCCAGGGGCTGGAGTTCCACGAGGGCCGGCTGTTCGAGAGCCGCGGGTTGTACGGGCAGTCGGCGATGACCGAGATCGACCCCTCCACCGGAGCCGTCCTCTCCTCCACCCCCTTGGGTGAGGAGGAGTTCGGCGAGGGGGCGACCGTCGTCGGGGACCGGATCGTGCAGATCACCTGGCAGAACGAGATCGCCCACGTCTACGACCGCGACACCCTCGAGCAGACCGGCACCCACACCTACGTGGGCGAGGGGTGGGGCATCTGCGACATGCCACGCGGATCGTTGTGGATGTCCAACGGCACGGCGACCCTCACCGAACGCGACCCCGACACGTTCGCCACGCTGAACGAGGTCACCGTCACCCTCGACGGGGAACCCGTGGACCGCATCAACGAGCTGGAGTGCGTGGCGGGCACCGACCTGGTGCTGGCCAACGTGTGGCAGACCAACCGGATCCTCGTCATCGACACCACCGACGGCACCGCGGGCGAGGTCGACGCCAGCGCGATCGCGTTGCCGAACGGGCGCTGGGCGGAGGACGAGGACGGCAACGCCGACGTGCTCAACGGCATCGCCTACGACCCCACGACCGACACGTGGCTGGTCACCGGCAAGCTCTGGCCGGTGATGTACGAGGTCGAGTTCGACTGCGTCGAGGGCTGCGACGGCGAGACCGAGGACGTCGCGTTCCACCTTCCCTACTACGCCCGGCGGGACTGA
- a CDS encoding dodecin family protein: MAVIKTIDLVGVSTEGWQDAASKALDEAAKTLRGIQGFDVLEQSAVVEGTEISEFHTHVRIRFRIERS; the protein is encoded by the coding sequence GTGGCCGTCATCAAGACCATCGATCTCGTCGGCGTTTCGACGGAGGGCTGGCAGGACGCTGCCTCCAAGGCCCTTGACGAGGCGGCCAAGACCCTCCGCGGCATCCAGGGCTTCGACGTGCTCGAGCAGTCGGCCGTCGTCGAGGGAACCGAGATCAGCGAGTTCCACACCCACGTCCGCATCCGGTTCCGCATCGAGCGGTCCTGA
- a CDS encoding threonine ammonia-lyase encodes MTTDLPTIDDVRAAAERLAGHAVRTPLLESPRLNERVGGRLLVKAESLQKVAAFKFRGAFNRISRLTEEEKRAGVLAFSSGNHAQAVALAARMAGVTAVIVMPEDAPAMKLTNTREYGAEVVTYDRYTQDREAVGTAIAEERGMVVVPPFDHPDIIAGQGTLGLEVIEQAAELGATLDTLVVPISGGGLSAGCMLALEADSPDTRRVAVEPDDFDDTRRSIAAGERLRNDPDARSICDAVQTETPGRLTWPINSRLLHEVLTVSDDDALHAMATAMIELKVVVEPGAAIALAAVLTGKVPTEGRTTAVVCSGGNADPAMLIRALERG; translated from the coding sequence GTGACCACCGACCTGCCGACCATCGATGACGTCCGGGCAGCGGCCGAGCGGCTGGCCGGCCACGCCGTGCGGACCCCGCTGCTGGAGTCGCCCCGGCTGAACGAACGCGTCGGCGGTCGTCTGCTGGTCAAGGCCGAGTCGCTGCAGAAGGTTGCGGCGTTCAAGTTCCGCGGGGCGTTCAACCGCATCTCCCGCCTGACGGAGGAGGAGAAGCGCGCTGGCGTGCTGGCGTTCTCCTCGGGCAACCACGCGCAGGCCGTGGCCCTGGCCGCCCGCATGGCCGGCGTGACCGCCGTCATCGTCATGCCCGAGGACGCCCCGGCCATGAAGCTGACCAACACCCGCGAGTACGGAGCCGAGGTCGTCACCTACGACCGCTACACCCAGGACCGCGAGGCCGTCGGCACGGCCATCGCCGAGGAACGCGGAATGGTCGTCGTCCCGCCGTTCGACCACCCCGACATCATCGCCGGCCAGGGGACCCTCGGGCTGGAGGTCATCGAGCAGGCCGCCGAGCTCGGCGCGACCCTCGACACCTTAGTCGTGCCGATCTCCGGCGGCGGCCTGTCGGCCGGGTGCATGCTGGCGCTGGAGGCCGACTCACCCGACACCCGCCGGGTCGCGGTGGAGCCCGACGACTTCGACGACACCCGCCGGTCGATCGCGGCGGGCGAACGCCTTCGCAACGACCCCGACGCCCGCTCCATCTGCGACGCCGTGCAGACCGAGACCCCCGGCCGGCTGACCTGGCCGATCAACAGCCGGCTGCTCCACGAGGTGCTGACGGTCTCCGACGACGATGCGCTGCACGCCATGGCGACCGCGATGATCGAGCTGAAGGTCGTCGTCGAACCGGGTGCCGCGATCGCGCTTGCGGCGGTCCTGACGGGGAAGGTCCCGACCGAGGGGCGCACCACGGCGGTCGTCTGCTCCGGCGGCAACGCCGACCCAGCGATGCTGATCCGCGCCCTCGAACGCGGCTGA
- a CDS encoding DUF4267 domain-containing protein, with product MNKYSVAAATAAIGFGAGELLAPDRTMKVFGVADEDLSPSMRTIVRAFGARNLSYGAMMLTKQGRKALLAALPLFVASEAAAAGLSVTRDEVSPVLPALGAGATLVVAALLVKGR from the coding sequence GTGAACAAGTACAGCGTTGCAGCCGCCACCGCGGCGATCGGATTCGGTGCGGGCGAGCTGCTCGCGCCCGACAGGACCATGAAGGTCTTCGGGGTGGCCGACGAGGACCTCAGCCCGTCGATGCGGACGATCGTCCGGGCCTTCGGCGCCCGCAACCTCAGCTACGGCGCGATGATGCTGACCAAGCAGGGTCGGAAGGCGTTGCTGGCCGCGCTGCCGCTGTTCGTGGCCTCCGAGGCGGCGGCCGCCGGCCTTTCGGTCACGCGGGACGAGGTCTCCCCCGTCCTGCCCGCGCTGGGTGCCGGCGCGACCCTGGTCGTCGCTGCCCTGCTCGTGAAGGGCCGCTAG
- a CDS encoding adenylosuccinate synthase yields the protein MPAIVIVGTQWGDEGKGKATDLLADDVNYVVRYQGGNNAGHTIIVGDTTLKLHLVPSGVMYSHVTPVIGDGVVVDPGVLLEELDGLVEQGLDVSRLKISSNAHLIMPYHRELDAVTERYLGRQKLGTTKRGIGPTYADKASRVGLRVQDLYDMKIFRQKLDVVLKEKNAILSRVYNRLPMKAVDIETEYAVYAERLRPYIADTMMLLHEGLEKGETVLLEGAQGTLLDLDHGTYPFVTSSNPVSGGAMTGAGLGPKHIERVIGITKAYVTRVGAGPFPTELHDDIGERMTAVGREFGTTTGRRRRVGWFDAVLARYAARVNGLTEHFLTKLDVLSEFDTLKVCSAYRYQDEEFEHFPPHQTAFHHAEPVYEEMEGWRTDITEVTEYATLPKQAQAYVERLEELSGTPIRWVSVGPARRQTLERDI from the coding sequence GTGCCAGCCATCGTCATCGTCGGAACCCAGTGGGGCGACGAAGGGAAGGGCAAGGCCACCGACCTGCTGGCCGACGACGTCAACTACGTCGTGCGGTACCAGGGCGGCAACAACGCCGGCCACACGATCATCGTGGGCGACACCACCCTCAAGCTGCACCTCGTCCCCAGCGGCGTGATGTACAGCCACGTCACACCCGTCATCGGCGACGGCGTCGTGGTCGACCCCGGTGTGCTGCTGGAGGAGCTCGACGGCCTGGTCGAGCAGGGCCTGGACGTCTCGCGCCTGAAGATCTCCTCCAACGCCCACCTGATCATGCCGTACCACCGCGAGCTCGACGCGGTCACCGAGCGGTACCTGGGCCGTCAGAAGCTTGGCACCACCAAGCGGGGCATCGGCCCGACGTACGCCGACAAGGCCTCGCGTGTGGGCCTGCGCGTGCAGGACCTGTACGACATGAAGATCTTCCGGCAGAAGCTGGACGTCGTGCTCAAGGAGAAGAACGCGATCCTGTCGCGGGTCTACAACCGGCTGCCGATGAAGGCCGTCGACATCGAGACCGAGTACGCGGTCTACGCCGAACGGCTCCGCCCCTACATCGCCGACACGATGATGCTGCTGCACGAGGGCCTGGAGAAGGGCGAGACGGTCCTGCTGGAGGGCGCGCAGGGCACCTTGCTGGACCTCGACCACGGCACCTATCCGTTCGTCACCTCCTCCAACCCCGTCAGCGGCGGTGCCATGACCGGCGCGGGGCTCGGTCCCAAGCACATCGAGCGGGTCATCGGCATCACCAAGGCCTACGTGACCCGCGTCGGCGCCGGCCCGTTCCCGACCGAGCTGCACGACGACATCGGCGAGCGCATGACCGCCGTCGGTCGTGAGTTCGGCACCACGACCGGCCGTCGCCGTCGCGTCGGCTGGTTCGACGCCGTCCTGGCCCGCTACGCCGCCCGTGTCAACGGCCTCACCGAGCACTTCCTCACCAAGCTCGACGTCCTCAGCGAGTTCGACACCCTCAAGGTCTGCTCGGCCTACCGCTACCAGGACGAGGAGTTCGAGCACTTCCCGCCGCACCAGACCGCGTTCCACCACGCCGAGCCGGTCTACGAGGAGATGGAGGGCTGGCGCACCGACATCACCGAGGTGACGGAGTACGCCACGCTGCCCAAGCAGGCGCAGGCCTACGTCGAGCGGCTCGAGGAGCTCAGCGGCACGCCCATCCGATGGGTGTCGGTCGGCCCGGCCCGCCGGCAGACCCTGGAGCGGGACATCTAG
- a CDS encoding aminotransferase class I/II-fold pyridoxal phosphate-dependent enzyme, protein MTLSSRGNGMVSGGFASYIDAHVARKDDPGYVSLAIAENLQMFDLLGPRLESFPPVPPRVVGYDDNAGRQVLREAVAGLLGDRLFGRAIDPTHVGVLSGASAVLEAMAFVLGDPGDGVLVPTPSYAGFWPDLGARAGLEVVAVPTTAEDGYRLTPDMLDRARTDAGRPTPVLLLTNPDNPRGQVRDADEVEALVAWAEDRRVHVIADEVYGLTVFGEGTDFHSVGRLRPSLGEYQHVVWAVSKDFGMSGLRCGVVVTEHEALRNAIELQGIWTGVSSIAQHAIAAMLADDGWVDTYLDAMRDRLGALATTVSRTLADAAVPHLPPTAGFFVLCDLRGWLEAPTFEAEHRLWQRVLDEAGVNLTPGSALRAPEPGLFRLCYAANPPEVVVDAVGRVAEVLRTARPA, encoded by the coding sequence GTGACCCTCTCCTCTCGTGGGAACGGGATGGTGTCGGGCGGCTTCGCCAGCTACATCGACGCCCACGTCGCCCGCAAGGACGATCCCGGCTACGTCAGCCTGGCCATCGCCGAGAACCTGCAGATGTTCGACCTGCTGGGGCCTCGGCTGGAGTCCTTCCCGCCCGTCCCTCCGCGTGTGGTCGGCTACGACGACAACGCCGGCCGGCAGGTGCTGCGCGAGGCGGTCGCGGGGCTGCTGGGCGACCGCCTGTTCGGACGGGCGATCGACCCGACCCACGTGGGAGTCCTGTCCGGGGCCAGCGCCGTGCTCGAGGCGATGGCGTTCGTGCTGGGCGACCCCGGCGACGGCGTGCTCGTGCCCACCCCGTCCTACGCCGGGTTCTGGCCGGACCTCGGGGCCCGCGCGGGCTTGGAGGTCGTGGCGGTCCCGACCACGGCCGAGGACGGGTACCGGCTGACCCCCGACATGCTGGACCGGGCCCGGACCGACGCCGGCCGGCCGACCCCGGTCCTGCTGTTGACCAACCCCGACAACCCGAGGGGGCAGGTCCGTGACGCCGACGAGGTGGAGGCGCTGGTCGCATGGGCGGAGGACCGCCGGGTGCACGTCATCGCCGACGAGGTGTACGGGCTGACGGTGTTCGGCGAGGGGACCGACTTCCACAGCGTCGGTCGGCTCCGCCCCTCCCTCGGGGAGTACCAGCACGTGGTCTGGGCGGTCAGCAAGGACTTCGGCATGAGCGGGCTGCGCTGCGGCGTCGTCGTCACCGAGCACGAGGCGCTGCGCAACGCCATCGAGCTGCAGGGCATCTGGACGGGCGTCTCCAGCATCGCCCAGCACGCGATCGCCGCCATGCTGGCCGACGACGGCTGGGTCGACACCTACCTCGACGCCATGCGCGACCGGCTGGGGGCGCTCGCCACCACGGTCAGCCGGACCCTCGCCGACGCCGCCGTCCCCCACCTGCCCCCGACCGCAGGCTTCTTCGTGCTCTGCGACCTGCGCGGCTGGCTGGAGGCGCCCACGTTCGAGGCCGAGCACCGCCTGTGGCAGCGCGTCCTCGACGAGGCAGGTGTGAACCTGACCCCGGGGTCGGCGCTCCGTGCGCCGGAGCCGGGCCTGTTCCGGCTGTGCTACGCGGCCAACCCACCCGAGGTCGTGGTCGACGCCGTCGGCCGTGTGGCCGAGGTGCTGCGCACCGCCCGCCCCGCCTAG
- a CDS encoding Vms1/Ankzf1 family peptidyl-tRNA hydrolase: MTHTTLTPDPVLRRSAERALVTVTVPAPSQSTDADDRFDVELSNTHRRVVELLDDDGEGTADRVVQALRDHGHADAATLVAVAGPDDVAVFATAETLSAGATAGPLPALGELMAAQQTWIPHALVKVDRVGADVELVTASHDEIDLTVDGEDQHITKSNPGGWSQRRFQQRAEEQWEENLRLVADRLTQEVRDRHLQLIALTGDETAVALLRDLLPDDLQDLVTDLETGGRAEDGSAEHVEDEADAAVRRAAAYHRASRQRAVTDAVGRGDGVTGRHDVLRALFEGRVQTLVVHLRAAADAHAYIGDEPSQIVADSARLHELDLPATRVPLADGALAAAASTGAEVVVVQDALTDYPDGLAASLRGHDALG; encoded by the coding sequence ATGACGCACACCACCCTCACCCCTGATCCCGTCCTCCGACGCAGCGCCGAACGAGCGCTGGTGACCGTGACGGTGCCGGCGCCCAGCCAGTCCACCGACGCCGACGACCGGTTCGACGTCGAGCTGTCCAACACCCACCGTCGCGTGGTCGAGCTGCTCGACGACGACGGCGAGGGCACGGCCGACCGTGTGGTCCAGGCCCTCCGTGACCACGGGCACGCCGACGCCGCGACGCTCGTCGCCGTCGCAGGCCCCGATGACGTCGCCGTCTTCGCGACCGCCGAGACGCTGTCTGCCGGCGCCACCGCCGGACCGCTTCCCGCCCTGGGCGAGCTGATGGCCGCCCAGCAGACGTGGATCCCCCATGCCCTGGTCAAGGTCGACCGGGTCGGGGCCGACGTCGAGCTGGTCACGGCCAGCCACGACGAGATCGACCTGACCGTCGACGGCGAGGACCAGCACATCACCAAGTCCAACCCCGGCGGTTGGTCCCAGCGTCGCTTCCAGCAGCGGGCCGAGGAGCAGTGGGAGGAGAACCTGCGCCTCGTCGCCGACCGCCTGACCCAGGAGGTGCGCGACCGCCACCTCCAGCTGATCGCCCTGACCGGCGACGAGACCGCCGTGGCGCTGCTGCGTGACCTGCTGCCCGACGACCTTCAGGACCTCGTGACCGACCTCGAGACCGGCGGGCGCGCCGAGGACGGCTCCGCCGAGCACGTGGAGGACGAGGCCGATGCGGCCGTGCGGCGTGCCGCCGCGTACCACCGTGCGTCCCGCCAGCGTGCGGTCACCGACGCCGTCGGCCGTGGCGACGGGGTCACCGGCCGCCACGACGTCCTGCGGGCGCTGTTCGAGGGACGAGTCCAGACGCTGGTCGTGCACCTGCGTGCCGCCGCGGACGCCCACGCCTACATCGGCGACGAGCCGTCGCAGATCGTCGCCGACTCCGCCCGCCTCCACGAGCTGGACCTGCCGGCCACCCGGGTGCCGCTGGCAGACGGTGCGCTGGCCGCAGCCGCCAGTACCGGCGCGGAGGTCGTCGTGGTGCAGGACGCCCTGACCGACTACCCCGACGGGCTCGCCGCGTCCCTGCGCGGCCACGATGCCCTCGGCTGA